The following coding sequences are from one Malaciobacter pacificus window:
- the surE gene encoding 5'/3'-nucleotidase SurE: MKQILLTNDDGFDAIGLKALIEALSPIARLIIVAPAKNKSACGHSLTLDRPLKLDKIDDDFYKIDDGTPTDCIFISLNNLFKEEYKPDLVISGINIGANMGEDITYSGTAAGAMEAVLQGIPAVAISQVCRDKCNDIKNGWDFALAKETIAKIAKKILDGNFPLEERKFLNINIPPIQPKDCNGIKITKAGYREYGNDTHRHLNPRGEEFYWIGLHPLIWKESQNKDCDFEAIKANYISISPIKLDMTSYDDIKNLENWIN; this comes from the coding sequence TTGAAACAGATACTACTAACAAATGATGATGGATTTGATGCCATTGGATTAAAAGCTTTAATTGAAGCATTAAGTCCCATTGCTAGATTAATCATAGTTGCACCTGCTAAAAACAAATCAGCTTGCGGTCACTCTTTAACACTAGATAGACCTTTAAAACTTGATAAAATTGATGATGATTTTTACAAAATTGATGATGGAACTCCAACTGATTGTATTTTTATTTCACTAAACAATCTATTTAAAGAAGAGTACAAACCTGATTTAGTAATTAGTGGAATAAATATTGGTGCAAATATGGGTGAAGACATAACTTACAGTGGAACAGCAGCAGGTGCTATGGAAGCAGTTTTACAAGGAATTCCAGCAGTTGCTATTTCACAAGTTTGTAGAGATAAATGTAATGACATAAAAAATGGTTGGGATTTTGCTCTTGCAAAGGAAACAATAGCTAAAATTGCAAAAAAAATATTAGATGGGAACTTTCCTTTAGAAGAAAGAAAGTTTTTAAATATCAATATTCCTCCAATTCAACCCAAAGATTGTAATGGAATAAAGATTACAAAAGCTGGATATAGAGAGTATGGAAATGATACACATAGGCATCTAAATCCTAGAGGCGAAGAGTTTTATTGGATAGGTTTACATCCATTAATTTGGAAAGAATCACAAAACAAAGATTGTGATTTTGAAGCAATAAAAGCAAACTATATTTCAATATCACCAATCAAACTTGATATGACATCATATGATGATATAAAAAATCTAGAAAACTGGATAAATTAA
- a CDS encoding FlgO family outer membrane protein, translated as MISSLSKILFLGVFSLSIVGCNIKQSVVPQSDGSYKVSTSVFGGEPKKTNSSDTNNAYKTPHVNQVNNNLQVTKEYMKIANDNEMYITTQKTLEATINSLATQMMRNQKMATSKPVLITSFVRLDQFKKTTEFGRIVSESLINEMSNRGFNVIEYRGQMAVSVNDQGEYFITRKPHKLKSKIPNTYVVVGTYSRQLGKIMLNARVIDNITGKIITSARSTYDHGYVNDCIIFKDCKPARTVKIIEEK; from the coding sequence ATGATTAGTAGTTTATCAAAGATTTTGTTTTTGGGAGTTTTTTCTTTAAGTATTGTAGGTTGTAACATTAAACAATCTGTAGTGCCTCAAAGTGATGGAAGTTATAAAGTTTCTACTTCAGTTTTTGGTGGAGAACCTAAAAAAACAAATAGTTCTGATACTAATAATGCTTATAAAACACCTCATGTAAATCAGGTTAACAATAATCTTCAAGTTACAAAAGAGTATATGAAAATTGCTAATGATAATGAAATGTATATTACTACTCAAAAGACTTTAGAAGCTACTATTAACTCTCTTGCAACTCAAATGATGAGAAATCAAAAGATGGCTACTTCTAAACCTGTTTTAATTACTTCATTTGTTAGACTTGACCAATTTAAGAAAACTACTGAATTTGGAAGAATTGTTAGTGAAAGTTTAATAAATGAGATGTCAAATAGAGGTTTTAATGTTATTGAATATAGAGGTCAAATGGCAGTTTCTGTAAATGACCAAGGTGAATATTTCATTACAAGAAAGCCACATAAATTAAAAAGTAAAATCCCTAATACATATGTTGTAGTTGGTACTTACTCAAGACAACTTGGTAAAATTATGTTAAATGCAAGAGTAATTGATAATATTACAGGTAAAATTATTACAAGTGCAAGATCTACTTATGATCACGGGTATGTAAATGATTGTATTATTTTTAAAGATTGTAAACCAGCTAGAACAGTAAAAATTATAGAAGAAAAATAG
- a CDS encoding DJ-1 family glyoxalase III, translating into MAKLIIPISNGFEEIEAVSIIDICRRAEIDVTIAAIEDIETKGANGIIIKADCLIEAIDSKNFDMIVLPGGLPNAFTLAENEKVQTLLKEFKQQNKNIGAICAAPYALHTAGVLNQNYTCYPSFEKKIKDEGYHDSDAIVIDGNVITSRGPGTAMSFGLEIVRVLCDEATYKNIKNGLLAN; encoded by the coding sequence ATGGCAAAATTAATAATTCCTATTTCAAATGGATTTGAAGAGATTGAAGCTGTTTCAATTATTGATATTTGTAGACGTGCAGAAATTGATGTAACTATTGCGGCGATTGAGGATATAGAAACAAAAGGTGCAAATGGAATTATCATTAAAGCTGATTGCTTAATCGAGGCTATCGATTCTAAAAATTTTGATATGATAGTTCTTCCGGGTGGACTCCCAAATGCATTTACATTAGCTGAAAATGAAAAAGTTCAAACTCTATTAAAAGAGTTTAAACAACAAAATAAAAATATTGGTGCAATTTGTGCAGCACCTTATGCACTTCATACAGCTGGTGTTTTAAATCAAAACTATACATGTTACCCAAGTTTTGAGAAGAAAATAAAAGATGAAGGTTACCATGATAGTGATGCAATTGTAATAGATGGAAATGTTATCACATCAAGAGGACCAGGAACTGCAATGAGTTTTGGACTTGAAATAGTAAGAGTTCTTTGTGATGAGGCTACTTACAAAAATATAAAAAATGGTTTATTAGCAAATTAA
- a CDS encoding DUF493 domain-containing protein, translating into MIDLNKHKLELTYPCYWKYKIVILESINVKHISKDVFGDREHKVNESNVSKKGKFKSYNIELIVHSDDDRTELHKVLGDHKDIKMVL; encoded by the coding sequence ATGATAGATTTAAATAAACATAAATTAGAGTTAACATATCCTTGTTATTGGAAATATAAAATTGTAATTTTAGAAAGTATAAATGTAAAGCATATCTCAAAAGATGTATTTGGAGATAGAGAGCATAAAGTTAATGAATCTAATGTGAGTAAGAAGGGTAAATTTAAAAGTTATAATATTGAATTAATAGTTCATAGTGACGATGATAGAACAGAATTACATAAAGTACTTGGAGATCACAAAGATATTAAAATGGTATTGTAG
- the dnaE gene encoding DNA polymerase III subunit alpha has product MSQIPKFTHLHLHTEYSLLDGANKIKPLAKKVKALGMDSVAMTDHGNMFGAIDFYNAMRAEGIKPIIGMEAYIHNSEELDDKTTRQRYHLCLYAKNDVGYKNLMFLSSQAYMHGFYYYPRINKKLLRENSEGLVCSAACLQGEVNWHLNTQNERNVKNGAKGYEKAKEIALEYKDIFGDDFYLEIMRHGIGDQHFVDDQILRIAKETGIKVVATNDTHYLEPKDADAHEAFMCIAMNKLYDDPNRLRHSVHEFYLKSPEQIAKLYADIPEAIEATQEIADKCNLEIKLGNPTPPNFKFTRDKLKEQNVEIPFPDDEYSLENDKTLFIHECWKGLEKRLEIVPKEKHQEYRDRLQVEIDIINNMKFPGYMLIVWDFVIVAKQMGIPVGPGRGSAAGSLVAYCLFITDIDPMPYGLLFERFLNPERVSMPDIDMDFCQSRRGEIIDYVINQYGRANVAQIITFGKLLAKGVIRDVARVLDMPYSKADAMAKLIPDELGINLTSSWEKEPKIKELCDSDPQAKRVWDYAISLEGLNRNAGTHAAGVVISNEPLWKKTPLFKPSGLDTLATQYNGKYVEDVDLIKFDFLGLKTLTVIEEANKLIEKRHGKRVDFLTTDVNDKGVYDLIQTGHTIGLFQIESDGMQDLCKRLKPSNFEDTIAVLALYRPGPMESGMLDDFIDRKHGRAEISYFYDEFDAPLRPILETTYGVIVYQEQVMQIVQSIGGFSLGGADLVRRAMGKKIKEEMDRLKGEFAEGGVKKGYVKEHCEELFDLIVKFAGYGFNKSHSAAYALVTFYTSYLKCYYPSEFMAALLTLEKDNTDKVVKYVDEVKRLGFDLFPPDINKSDLVFSAKKIDDKEVVMFGMGAIKGAGDVAINSILKERRENGEFKDFSDFVSRIDGSKVNKRVIESLTKSGAFDCFGFSRKALLDQIEKIGETVQKAMQAKKMATGSLFGDSEELTRIEIELEHLEEFSSKELLELEKASLGFYVSGHPLDEYREEIDKIKYTLSSQIDELDDGSQALFVGKIEGITEKISKKGNKFGIASIMDFHGNIELMLFEDRLKTLKEEFNLDKPIAFKVRISKDENFTRMNILKIETILDAQKEKVKVKQKEIQEPPLTIALPFSDDENIMYQLFDLVAHNQGKRELKVIIKSKLADIELETGFRVTSVVEKLIHQVQGAYIVETDTTNK; this is encoded by the coding sequence ATGTCGCAAATACCAAAATTTACACATTTACATTTACATACTGAATACTCTTTACTTGATGGTGCGAATAAAATTAAACCCTTAGCTAAAAAAGTTAAGGCTTTAGGAATGGATTCAGTTGCTATGACTGACCATGGAAATATGTTTGGAGCAATTGACTTTTATAATGCCATGAGAGCAGAAGGCATAAAACCAATTATTGGAATGGAAGCATATATTCATAATAGTGAAGAATTAGATGATAAAACAACTAGACAAAGATATCACTTATGTTTATACGCTAAGAATGATGTAGGATATAAAAATCTTATGTTCTTAAGTAGCCAAGCTTATATGCATGGTTTTTACTACTACCCAAGAATCAATAAAAAACTTTTAAGAGAGAATAGCGAAGGTTTAGTTTGTAGTGCTGCATGTTTACAAGGTGAAGTAAACTGGCACCTAAACACTCAAAATGAAAGAAATGTAAAAAATGGTGCAAAAGGTTATGAAAAAGCCAAAGAGATAGCCCTTGAATACAAAGATATTTTTGGTGATGATTTTTACCTAGAAATTATGAGACATGGTATTGGAGATCAACACTTTGTTGATGACCAAATTCTAAGAATTGCAAAAGAGACAGGTATCAAAGTAGTTGCTACAAATGATACTCACTACTTAGAACCAAAAGATGCAGATGCCCATGAAGCATTTATGTGTATTGCAATGAATAAACTTTATGATGACCCAAACAGACTTAGACACTCTGTTCATGAGTTTTATTTAAAGTCCCCTGAACAAATTGCAAAACTATATGCAGATATTCCTGAAGCCATTGAAGCTACTCAAGAAATAGCTGATAAATGTAATTTAGAAATAAAACTAGGAAACCCTACTCCTCCTAACTTTAAATTTACTAGAGATAAACTAAAAGAACAAAACGTAGAAATACCATTTCCTGATGATGAATATTCACTTGAGAATGATAAAACTTTATTTATCCATGAGTGCTGGAAAGGATTAGAAAAAAGACTTGAAATTGTTCCTAAAGAAAAGCATCAAGAGTATAGAGATAGATTACAAGTAGAGATTGATATCATTAATAATATGAAATTCCCAGGATATATGCTTATCGTTTGGGATTTCGTTATTGTTGCAAAACAAATGGGTATTCCAGTTGGTCCTGGAAGGGGTTCAGCTGCTGGTAGTTTAGTTGCATATTGTCTGTTTATTACAGATATTGATCCTATGCCTTATGGTTTACTTTTTGAAAGATTCCTAAATCCTGAAAGGGTATCGATGCCAGATATCGATATGGACTTCTGTCAAAGTAGAAGGGGTGAAATTATTGATTATGTAATTAATCAATATGGAAGGGCCAATGTTGCTCAAATTATCACTTTTGGTAAATTACTTGCAAAAGGTGTTATTAGAGATGTTGCTAGAGTTCTTGATATGCCCTACTCAAAAGCAGATGCTATGGCAAAACTTATTCCAGATGAACTTGGAATTAATCTTACATCATCTTGGGAAAAAGAGCCAAAAATCAAAGAGCTTTGTGATAGTGATCCACAAGCAAAAAGAGTTTGGGATTATGCAATTTCACTTGAAGGACTAAATAGAAATGCTGGTACTCACGCAGCAGGTGTTGTTATTTCAAATGAGCCTTTATGGAAAAAAACTCCACTATTTAAACCAAGTGGGCTTGATACTTTAGCTACTCAATACAATGGTAAGTATGTAGAAGATGTTGACTTAATTAAATTTGACTTCTTAGGTCTAAAGACCCTAACAGTTATTGAAGAAGCAAATAAACTTATTGAAAAAAGACATGGTAAAAGAGTTGACTTCTTAACTACAGATGTAAATGACAAAGGTGTTTATGACCTGATTCAAACAGGTCATACAATAGGACTATTTCAAATAGAATCTGATGGTATGCAAGATTTATGTAAAAGATTAAAGCCATCAAACTTCGAAGATACCATTGCCGTTCTAGCACTTTATAGACCAGGACCAATGGAGTCAGGGATGCTAGATGACTTTATTGATAGAAAGCATGGTCGAGCTGAGATTTCTTACTTCTATGATGAATTTGATGCGCCTTTAAGACCTATTTTAGAGACAACTTATGGGGTTATTGTTTACCAAGAGCAAGTAATGCAAATTGTTCAATCTATTGGAGGCTTCTCTCTTGGTGGTGCGGACCTTGTTAGACGGGCAATGGGTAAAAAGATTAAAGAAGAGATGGACAGACTTAAAGGTGAGTTTGCGGAAGGTGGAGTGAAAAAAGGTTATGTAAAAGAGCACTGTGAAGAGCTGTTTGACCTGATTGTAAAATTTGCCGGATATGGATTTAATAAATCTCACTCAGCAGCATATGCACTTGTAACATTTTATACTTCATATTTAAAGTGTTACTATCCATCAGAATTTATGGCAGCCTTATTAACACTTGAAAAAGATAATACTGATAAAGTTGTTAAATATGTTGATGAAGTAAAAAGATTAGGATTTGATTTATTTCCACCTGATATTAATAAATCAGACCTTGTGTTTAGTGCAAAAAAAATTGATGATAAAGAAGTAGTAATGTTTGGTATGGGTGCCATTAAAGGTGCTGGAGATGTTGCTATTAATTCAATTTTAAAAGAGAGAAGAGAAAATGGAGAGTTTAAAGACTTTTCAGATTTTGTTTCAAGAATTGATGGAAGTAAAGTAAATAAAAGAGTTATTGAATCACTTACAAAATCTGGAGCATTTGACTGTTTTGGATTCTCTAGAAAAGCACTATTAGACCAAATAGAAAAGATTGGGGAAACTGTTCAAAAAGCTATGCAAGCTAAAAAAATGGCAACTGGTTCACTTTTTGGTGATAGTGAAGAGTTAACTAGAATTGAGATTGAATTAGAACATTTGGAAGAGTTTTCTTCAAAAGAACTGCTAGAACTAGAAAAAGCTTCCCTAGGTTTTTATGTATCAGGACACCCACTTGATGAATACAGAGAAGAAATTGATAAAATAAAATATACACTTTCTTCACAAATAGATGAATTAGATGATGGTAGCCAAGCACTTTTTGTAGGAAAAATTGAGGGAATTACTGAAAAGATTTCTAAAAAAGGAAACAAATTTGGAATCGCTTCAATCATGGATTTTCACGGAAATATAGAGCTTATGCTTTTTGAAGATAGATTAAAAACTCTAAAAGAAGAATTCAATCTTGATAAGCCAATTGCATTTAAAGTAAGAATCTCAAAAGATGAAAACTTTACAAGAATGAATATTCTAAAAATTGAAACTATTTTAGATGCACAAAAAGAAAAAGTGAAAGTAAAACAAAAAGAGATACAAGAACCACCATTAACTATTGCTCTTCCATTTAGTGATGATGAAAATATCATGTATCAATTATTTGATTTAGTTGCACATAATCAAGGGAAAAGAGAATTAAAAGTAATTATAAAATCAAAACTAGCAGATATAGAACTAGAAACTGGTTTTAGAGTTACAAGTGTAGTGGAGAAGTTAATACATCAAGTACAAGGAGCATATATAGTTGAAACAGATACTACTAACAAATGA
- a CDS encoding FlgO family outer membrane protein, whose amino-acid sequence MITISCLKVRVFSLVLLSLFLTSCSYHKIPVTFQTGTNDFHSLVSKLVDESASKIKRKVKSNDIVLVSDFVNLDKLKNRSQLGFLLSDILKDKLVSLDIIVREVEMGKQFELGSTGFNMLTRDKNQIISDEITSNQRYAVVGTYSITSKSLNVFIKLIDIRSGNILSSSYERTDIDKEILQLEGQDELNPVLRPNVVL is encoded by the coding sequence ATGATAACTATTTCATGTTTAAAAGTAAGAGTGTTTTCACTTGTGCTTTTATCTCTTTTTTTAACATCATGTTCTTATCATAAAATTCCAGTAACTTTTCAAACAGGTACAAATGATTTTCACTCATTAGTTTCTAAACTAGTAGATGAATCTGCTAGTAAAATAAAAAGAAAAGTTAAAAGTAATGATATTGTTTTAGTATCAGATTTCGTTAATTTAGATAAATTAAAAAACAGGTCACAATTAGGTTTTTTATTATCTGATATTTTGAAAGATAAGCTAGTTTCCTTAGATATTATTGTTAGAGAAGTAGAAATGGGAAAACAGTTTGAATTAGGTTCTACTGGCTTTAACATGCTTACAAGAGATAAAAATCAAATAATAAGTGATGAGATAACTTCTAATCAAAGATATGCAGTAGTTGGAACATACTCAATTACAAGTAAAAGTTTAAATGTTTTTATCAAACTTATAGATATAAGATCTGGAAATATTCTTTCTTCATCTTATGAAAGAACAGATATTGATAAAGAGATTCTTCAACTAGAAGGTCAAGATGAACTTAATCCAGTTCTTCGACCTAATGTAGTTTTATAA
- the moaC gene encoding cyclic pyranopterin monophosphate synthase MoaC: MDLTHLDDNNRPKMVDVSEKIETTRVAVASGQISMSQDAYNAIIENTIKKGPVLQTAVIASIMGVKKTSELIPMCHPLLLSGINCDIEELPQLPGFKLIVTAKLNGQTGVEMEALTGTSIGLLTIYDMVKAIDKSMVISNVQLESKSGGKSGDFNRGDK, encoded by the coding sequence TTGGATTTAACTCACTTAGATGATAATAATAGACCTAAAATGGTAGATGTCTCTGAAAAAATAGAGACAACAAGAGTTGCGGTTGCTTCTGGCCAAATTTCAATGAGTCAAGATGCATATAACGCAATTATAGAAAATACTATAAAAAAAGGTCCAGTATTACAAACGGCTGTAATTGCTTCAATTATGGGTGTTAAAAAAACAAGTGAATTAATTCCTATGTGTCATCCATTATTGCTTAGTGGAATAAATTGTGATATTGAAGAATTGCCACAATTACCTGGATTTAAATTAATAGTTACAGCAAAACTAAATGGACAAACAGGAGTTGAAATGGAAGCACTTACGGGGACTTCTATTGGACTTCTTACAATCTATGATATGGTTAAAGCAATTGATAAATCAATGGTTATTTCAAATGTTCAATTAGAGAGTAAATCAGGTGGTAAAAGTGGTGATTTTAATAGAGGTGATAAATAA
- the rpsU gene encoding 30S ribosomal protein S21 produces the protein MPGIKVKENESFDEAYRRFKKQCDRNLIVTETRARRFFEPMTEIRKKQKINARKKMLKRLYMLRRYESRL, from the coding sequence GTGCCAGGCATTAAAGTAAAAGAGAACGAATCTTTTGACGAAGCATACAGAAGGTTTAAGAAGCAATGTGATAGAAATCTTATTGTTACTGAAACTAGAGCTAGAAGATTTTTTGAACCAATGACAGAGATCAGAAAAAAACAAAAAATTAACGCTAGAAAGAAAATGCTTAAAAGATTATACATGCTTAGAAGATACGAAAGCAGACTGTAA
- a CDS encoding patatin-like phospholipase family protein translates to MNFAFVLGGGAARGAFHLGFLHFCEENKIEINAYSGSSIGAIISASHASGVRAKEQLELFSSNDVKKALKFNYFKNGLLKIDETHKIIDKMLPIKKLEDIPKPVWVNAYDIKKRELYYFNSGDTVSLCMASSALIPIFKPISYENMYLIDGGLFDNLPIKPLENKGYDIVTIDLFAKRNDNQQKKKFNLSRTLKKTFLTQLCKNHIYTLEKTDQYVGNGNINDFSLFTFNELNDCFNLGFKEAQKHFLDIL, encoded by the coding sequence ATGAATTTTGCATTTGTTTTAGGTGGTGGTGCTGCAAGAGGTGCTTTTCACTTAGGTTTTTTACATTTTTGCGAAGAAAATAAAATAGAAATCAATGCCTATAGTGGCTCATCAATTGGAGCAATTATTAGTGCCTCTCACGCAAGTGGAGTTAGAGCAAAAGAACAACTTGAATTATTTTCTAGTAATGACGTAAAAAAAGCTTTAAAATTTAACTATTTTAAAAATGGACTTCTTAAAATTGATGAGACTCATAAAATCATAGATAAAATGCTACCAATAAAAAAACTTGAAGATATCCCAAAACCTGTATGGGTAAATGCTTATGATATAAAAAAAAGAGAGCTTTATTACTTTAATAGTGGTGATACGGTATCTTTATGTATGGCTTCAAGTGCATTAATACCTATATTCAAACCTATAAGTTATGAAAATATGTATCTAATAGATGGTGGACTTTTTGATAATCTTCCTATAAAACCACTTGAAAATAAAGGCTATGATATTGTTACAATTGACTTGTTTGCAAAAAGAAATGATAATCAGCAAAAAAAGAAATTTAATTTATCAAGAACACTAAAAAAAACATTTTTAACACAACTTTGTAAAAATCATATATATACTTTGGAAAAGACAGACCAATATGTAGGAAATGGCAACATAAATGACTTTTCTTTATTTACATTTAATGAACTAAATGATTGTTTCAATCTTGGTTTTAAAGAGGCTCAAAAACATTTTTTAGATATACTATAA
- the recJ gene encoding single-stranded-DNA-specific exonuclease RecJ, which produces MSKITKTRLFELLSARHRNNPYSRLANIPSPDNFKDIKKATSRIKQAIIENETITIVGDYDVDGVVSTTIMLDFFEKINIKVNHIIPNRFVHGYGLSPKIVDMIDSGLVITVDNGISAYNASVKLQEKGIDLIITDHHTVGEQLPIAHAIVNPKQHDCNFEFKDICGAQVAWYLCAAIKKELNLEVNMGEFLDLLCVAIIADIMPMTALNYTMVKQGLKKLKTSKRQAFKKLNEIMPKQVLVSDDIGFFIAPKLNSAGRMDDASVALEFLLSKTPFEADEGLGLLEELNNFRKSLQEEISKKADQKTNSEDKAVVVWGEAWHEGVIGIVASKLSNAYKKPAFIFSVNNGIAKGSARANADINLYDIISKASHILLGFGGHKNAAGLSLKEENLEEFKTIINQELANAKKEDLHIEPITLGELDVQSVDLEFLSIIEQFEPYGLENHRPIFKLTNTQLVKYDLIGKDKNHLKLTLNSDGVIFEALKFNDDNTNLPTNLDLIVSVSKNEFRGEVTPQFLIQDIL; this is translated from the coding sequence ATGTCAAAAATTACTAAAACTAGGCTCTTTGAGCTTCTTAGTGCAAGGCATAGGAACAATCCCTATTCTCGCCTTGCAAACATTCCCTCACCTGATAATTTCAAAGATATCAAAAAAGCAACTTCAAGAATTAAACAAGCAATAATAGAAAATGAAACAATCACAATCGTTGGAGATTATGATGTTGATGGAGTTGTATCAACAACTATAATGCTTGATTTCTTTGAAAAAATAAATATAAAAGTTAATCACATTATTCCAAATAGATTTGTTCATGGTTATGGATTAAGTCCTAAGATAGTAGATATGATTGATAGTGGTTTAGTAATCACTGTTGATAATGGAATTTCAGCTTATAATGCAAGTGTGAAACTACAAGAAAAAGGAATTGATTTAATCATCACAGATCATCACACTGTTGGTGAACAATTACCTATTGCCCATGCTATTGTAAATCCTAAACAACATGATTGTAACTTTGAATTTAAAGATATTTGTGGGGCACAAGTTGCGTGGTACTTATGTGCCGCAATTAAAAAAGAATTGAACCTTGAAGTAAATATGGGAGAGTTCTTAGACTTATTATGTGTTGCTATAATTGCAGATATTATGCCTATGACTGCACTTAATTATACTATGGTAAAACAAGGTTTAAAAAAACTAAAAACTTCAAAAAGACAAGCCTTTAAAAAACTAAATGAAATCATGCCCAAACAAGTATTGGTTTCAGATGATATTGGATTTTTCATTGCTCCAAAACTAAACAGCGCAGGAAGAATGGATGATGCTTCAGTTGCACTAGAGTTTTTACTTTCAAAAACTCCTTTTGAAGCTGATGAGGGCTTAGGATTACTTGAAGAGCTTAATAATTTTAGAAAATCGCTTCAAGAAGAGATATCTAAAAAAGCAGATCAAAAAACAAATAGTGAAGATAAAGCTGTAGTAGTTTGGGGTGAAGCTTGGCATGAAGGGGTTATAGGGATAGTTGCCTCAAAACTATCAAATGCATACAAAAAACCTGCTTTTATATTCTCTGTTAATAATGGTATTGCAAAAGGTAGTGCTAGAGCAAACGCTGATATAAATCTATACGATATTATTTCAAAAGCTTCTCATATACTTTTAGGTTTTGGTGGACATAAAAATGCAGCAGGATTATCCTTAAAAGAAGAAAACCTAGAAGAGTTTAAAACTATAATAAATCAAGAATTAGCAAATGCTAAAAAAGAGGATTTACATATAGAACCTATTACTTTAGGTGAATTAGATGTTCAAAGTGTTGACTTAGAGTTTTTATCTATTATTGAACAGTTTGAACCATATGGATTAGAAAACCATAGACCAATATTTAAATTAACTAATACTCAACTTGTAAAATATGATTTAATAGGAAAAGATAAAAATCATTTAAAACTTACATTAAATAGTGATGGAGTTATTTTTGAAGCACTTAAGTTCAATGATGACAATACAAACCTTCCTACAAATTTAGATTTAATAGTAAGTGTTAGTAAAAATGAGTTTAGAGGAGAGGTTACTCCACAGTTTCTAATTCAAGATATATTATAA
- a CDS encoding UDP-2,3-diacylglucosamine diphosphatase — MKYRSIFISDIHLGTRFSKAKQLLKFLKHHDCENLILVGDIIDGWAIKRKFVWPQAHSDVIQKVLKKARKGTNVTFITGNHDEFLRPFVPLILGNSLNIANELDYNCLNGKKYYVTHGDFFDSITMTKKWLAILGDYGYDLLLHLNAALNFVRKKLGIKKYWSLSKYVKDNVKSSVSFISDFENVLSNHAKNKGYDGIICGHIHKAEIKDIDGIEYLNCGDWVENCTAIVETYDGEFKIINWLDK, encoded by the coding sequence ATGAAATACAGAAGCATTTTTATATCAGATATACACTTAGGAACACGCTTTTCAAAAGCAAAGCAACTACTTAAATTTTTAAAACATCACGATTGTGAAAACCTCATTTTAGTTGGAGATATTATAGATGGGTGGGCCATAAAACGAAAGTTTGTGTGGCCTCAAGCACACTCTGATGTTATTCAAAAAGTTTTAAAAAAAGCAAGAAAAGGTACAAATGTAACTTTTATTACAGGTAACCATGATGAATTTTTAAGACCATTTGTTCCTTTAATACTTGGTAATTCATTAAATATTGCAAATGAATTAGACTACAACTGTTTAAATGGGAAAAAATATTATGTAACACATGGAGATTTTTTTGATTCAATAACAATGACAAAAAAATGGCTAGCCATTTTAGGAGATTATGGATATGACCTTTTATTACATTTAAACGCTGCTTTAAATTTTGTAAGAAAAAAATTGGGAATAAAAAAATATTGGTCACTATCAAAATATGTTAAAGATAATGTGAAATCTTCTGTATCTTTCATAAGTGATTTTGAAAATGTATTATCCAATCATGCTAAAAATAAAGGATATGATGGTATTATTTGTGGACATATCCATAAAGCTGAAATCAAAGATATTGATGGAATTGAATACCTAAATTGTGGAGATTGGGTTGAAAATTGCACTGCAATAGTTGAAACATATGATGGAGAATTTAAAATAATTAATTGGTTAGATAAATGA